One region of Mycolicibacterium insubricum genomic DNA includes:
- a CDS encoding acyl-CoA dehydrogenase: MPIAIAEEHLALADSVRALVARIAPSEVLHEALETPLQNPPPYWRAAAEQGLTGIHLSEEVGGAGYGIVELAIVLAEFGYGAVPGPFVPSAIASALIAAHDPGYPLLTELAAGETIAAYAIDSGLTATRTGDALVIRGEVRAVPAAGQAAVLVLPVAIDSGEEWVVLDAADLEIVERTSIDPARPIADVRANAVEIGDEKVLTNLSRTHARALMSTLLSAEAIGVARWSTDSASAYAKIREQFGRPIGQFQAVKHKCAEMIATTERATAAVWDAARALDERAAGDTDTHYEFAAAAAATLAPVAAQHCAQDCIQVHGGIGFTWEHDTNVYYRRALALVACFGRSDDYPQQVVDTATSTGMRGIDIDLDPETEQLRAEIRAEVAALKALAGGPERNAAIAEGGWVQPHLPRPWGRASGPVEQIIIAQEFSTGRVRRPAMGIAAWLIPSIVAYGTDEQKQRFLPPTFRGEMIWCQLFSEPGAGSDLASLTTKATKVDGGWRITGQKIWTTGAQFSAWGALLARTDASAPKHNGITYFLLDMKAPGVEVKPLRELTGNAMFNTVFIDDVFVPDDMVLGEVNRGWEVSRNTLTAERVSIGSSEPGFLATLDQFVAFLADGAFDQVQQHEAGRLIAEGHAAKLLNLRSTLLTLAGGDAMPSAAISKLLSMRTGQGYAEFAVASFGTDGIVGDPESLSGKWVDYLMGSRATTIYGGTSEVQLNIIAERLLGLPRDP; this comes from the coding sequence ATGCCGATCGCGATCGCCGAAGAACACCTTGCCCTGGCCGATTCGGTCCGCGCACTCGTCGCTCGCATCGCCCCCTCCGAGGTTCTGCACGAAGCCCTGGAAACGCCGCTGCAGAACCCGCCACCGTACTGGCGAGCAGCCGCCGAACAGGGCCTCACCGGGATCCACCTGTCCGAGGAGGTCGGCGGAGCCGGCTACGGAATCGTCGAGCTGGCCATCGTGTTGGCCGAGTTCGGCTACGGCGCGGTGCCTGGCCCGTTCGTCCCGTCGGCGATCGCCAGCGCGCTGATCGCCGCCCACGATCCCGGCTACCCGCTGCTGACCGAACTGGCCGCCGGCGAGACCATCGCCGCCTACGCCATCGACTCCGGGCTGACCGCCACCCGCACCGGTGACGCGCTGGTGATCCGCGGGGAGGTCCGCGCGGTTCCGGCCGCCGGGCAGGCCGCGGTGCTGGTGCTGCCGGTGGCCATCGACAGCGGCGAGGAATGGGTGGTGCTCGACGCCGCCGACCTGGAGATCGTCGAACGCACCAGCATCGACCCGGCGCGCCCGATCGCCGACGTGCGGGCCAACGCGGTCGAGATCGGCGACGAGAAAGTGCTGACCAACCTGTCACGCACCCATGCCCGGGCGCTGATGTCGACCCTGCTGTCCGCCGAGGCGATCGGCGTCGCCCGCTGGTCGACCGACTCCGCGTCGGCCTACGCCAAGATCCGGGAGCAGTTCGGCCGCCCGATCGGGCAGTTCCAGGCCGTCAAGCACAAGTGCGCGGAGATGATCGCCACCACCGAGCGCGCCACCGCCGCGGTGTGGGACGCTGCCCGCGCACTCGACGAACGCGCGGCCGGGGACACCGACACCCACTACGAGTTCGCCGCCGCGGCGGCCGCCACCCTGGCGCCGGTGGCCGCCCAGCACTGCGCCCAGGACTGCATCCAGGTGCACGGCGGCATCGGCTTCACCTGGGAGCACGACACCAACGTCTACTACCGCCGTGCGCTGGCGCTGGTCGCCTGCTTCGGCCGGTCCGACGACTACCCGCAGCAGGTGGTCGACACCGCCACCAGCACCGGAATGCGCGGTATCGACATCGACCTCGATCCGGAGACCGAGCAGCTGCGCGCCGAGATCCGCGCCGAGGTGGCCGCGCTGAAGGCGCTGGCGGGCGGCCCCGAGCGCAACGCCGCGATCGCCGAGGGCGGCTGGGTGCAGCCGCATCTGCCGCGGCCGTGGGGCCGGGCGTCGGGGCCCGTCGAGCAGATCATCATCGCCCAGGAGTTCAGCACCGGCCGGGTGCGCCGGCCGGCCATGGGCATCGCCGCCTGGCTGATCCCGTCGATCGTGGCCTACGGCACCGACGAGCAGAAGCAGCGCTTCCTGCCGCCCACCTTCCGCGGCGAAATGATCTGGTGCCAGCTGTTTTCCGAGCCCGGCGCCGGCTCGGACCTGGCGAGTCTGACCACCAAGGCCACCAAGGTCGACGGCGGCTGGCGGATCACCGGCCAGAAGATCTGGACCACCGGCGCGCAGTTCTCCGCGTGGGGTGCGCTGCTGGCCCGCACCGATGCCAGCGCCCCCAAGCACAACGGGATCACCTACTTCCTGCTGGATATGAAGGCCCCCGGCGTCGAGGTCAAGCCGCTGCGGGAACTGACCGGCAACGCCATGTTCAACACGGTGTTCATCGACGACGTCTTCGTGCCCGACGACATGGTGCTCGGCGAGGTCAACCGCGGCTGGGAGGTCAGCCGCAACACCCTGACCGCCGAGCGCGTCTCGATCGGCAGCAGTGAGCCCGGGTTCCTCGCGACGCTGGATCAGTTCGTCGCGTTCCTCGCCGACGGCGCGTTCGACCAGGTTCAGCAGCACGAGGCCGGCCGGCTGATCGCCGAGGGCCACGCCGCCAAACTGCTGAACCTGCGCTCGACGCTGCTCACCCTGGCCGGCGGCGACGCCATGCCGTCGGCGGCGATCTCCAAGTTGCTGTCCATGCGCACCGGGCAGGGCTACGCCGAGTTCGCGGTGGCGTCCTTCGGCACCGACGGCATCGTCGGCGACCCGGAGTCATTGTCCGGCAAGTGGGTTGACTACCTGATGGGCAGCCGCGCGACGACGATCTACGGCGGCACCTCGGAGGTGCAGCTCAACATCATCGCCGAACGCCTGCTCGGCCTGCCGAGGGATCCGTAA
- a CDS encoding TetR family transcriptional regulator, translating to MPDRSTTPGLRERKKMRTRETIRREAFRLFDAQGFGATTVEQIAEASDISASTFFRYFPNKAALLIPNQLLNPIVDTFLAAPSELSPIGAYRFALAQVFGQFGGSDWSEEAARQALMYSLPEAAGALYLGYIETIEVITGALATRLSQSPDDPRLRITAGAITGVLMQSLHGAPMDPAPLLTALDFLDAGLPLT from the coding sequence ATGCCGGACCGATCCACCACGCCCGGGCTACGCGAACGCAAGAAAATGCGTACCCGGGAAACCATCCGCCGAGAGGCGTTCCGCCTCTTCGACGCACAGGGTTTCGGCGCAACAACCGTCGAGCAGATCGCCGAGGCTTCCGACATCTCGGCGAGCACCTTCTTCCGCTATTTCCCGAACAAGGCCGCGCTGCTCATCCCCAACCAGCTGCTGAACCCGATCGTCGACACCTTCCTCGCCGCCCCGTCCGAGCTCTCCCCGATCGGGGCATACCGATTCGCCCTCGCGCAGGTCTTCGGCCAGTTCGGCGGCTCGGACTGGAGCGAAGAAGCCGCGCGCCAGGCGTTGATGTACTCGCTGCCCGAGGCCGCCGGCGCGCTGTACCTCGGCTACATCGAAACCATCGAGGTGATCACCGGCGCCCTGGCCACCCGGCTGAGCCAGTCCCCCGACGATCCACGGCTGCGCATCACCGCCGGCGCGATCACCGGGGTGCTGATGCAGAGCCTGCACGGCGCCCCGATGGACCCGGCACCGCTGCTTACCGCGCTCGACTTCCTCGACGCCGGCCTACCACTGACCTGA
- a CDS encoding aldehyde dehydrogenase family protein, giving the protein MSSVASSVVEALTKRHGTGETITVVDPATEERITEFPDAGPEAVNAAVAAAKASYASGVWTDIPARQRAKVLWRLGDLIDEHAEAFAELESLDAGMPPAQAKMIVSTCAEFFRYYAGWCTKINGTAYQVQMEGGVNSTHANFHTYTVKEPYGVVGLIYPWNGPLFNACAKVAPALAAGCSSVVKPAEETPLTAVLLERLIAEAGVPEGVANFVIGYGATAGAAITAHPDVEKVAFTGSTEVGKEIMRGSADNLKKVTLELGGKSPVLIYEDADLDMAIMMASMGIFVHSGQGCVCGSRVFVQRSVYERVVAGISMIGENLVLGGPRDEGAMISPLVSAKQLDRVMGYIEQGKRDGVEIVSGGYRVDRKGYFVKPTVVTNVDPATSRLYREEIFGPVVTILPFDDDDEAVAMANDTSYGLAATAWTTNLARAHNLGRRLNAGMVGLNCQLTFDHNVPFGGYKQSGVGKEFGYEGIEGYLKTKTVWAAL; this is encoded by the coding sequence CTGAGCAGTGTCGCCAGTTCCGTCGTCGAAGCCCTTACCAAGCGCCACGGCACCGGTGAGACCATCACGGTCGTCGATCCCGCCACCGAGGAGCGGATCACCGAGTTCCCCGACGCCGGCCCGGAGGCCGTCAACGCCGCCGTCGCCGCGGCCAAGGCCAGCTACGCGTCCGGGGTGTGGACCGACATCCCGGCGCGGCAGCGCGCCAAGGTGCTCTGGCGCCTCGGCGACCTGATCGACGAGCACGCCGAGGCGTTCGCCGAGCTGGAATCGCTGGACGCCGGCATGCCGCCGGCGCAGGCCAAGATGATCGTCTCCACCTGTGCGGAGTTCTTCCGCTACTACGCCGGCTGGTGCACCAAGATCAACGGCACCGCCTACCAGGTGCAGATGGAGGGCGGCGTCAACAGCACGCACGCCAACTTCCACACCTACACGGTCAAGGAACCCTACGGCGTGGTCGGCCTGATCTACCCGTGGAACGGGCCGCTGTTCAACGCCTGCGCCAAGGTCGCCCCGGCGCTGGCCGCCGGCTGCTCGTCCGTCGTCAAGCCCGCCGAGGAGACCCCGCTGACCGCGGTGCTGCTGGAGCGGCTGATTGCCGAGGCCGGCGTGCCCGAGGGGGTGGCCAACTTCGTCATCGGCTACGGCGCCACCGCCGGCGCGGCGATCACCGCCCACCCCGACGTGGAGAAGGTCGCCTTCACCGGTTCCACCGAGGTCGGCAAGGAGATCATGCGCGGCTCGGCGGACAACCTGAAGAAGGTCACCCTCGAGCTGGGCGGCAAGTCCCCGGTGCTGATCTACGAAGACGCCGACCTGGACATGGCGATCATGATGGCCTCGATGGGCATCTTCGTGCACTCCGGCCAGGGCTGCGTGTGCGGTTCCCGGGTCTTCGTGCAGCGCAGCGTCTACGAGCGGGTGGTGGCCGGTATATCAATGATCGGCGAGAACCTGGTGCTCGGCGGTCCCCGCGACGAGGGCGCGATGATCAGCCCGCTGGTCAGTGCCAAGCAGCTGGACCGGGTGATGGGCTACATCGAGCAGGGCAAGCGCGACGGCGTGGAGATCGTCAGCGGCGGCTACCGGGTGGACCGCAAGGGCTACTTCGTCAAGCCGACCGTGGTGACCAACGTCGACCCGGCCACCTCCCGGCTGTACCGGGAGGAGATCTTCGGGCCGGTCGTCACCATCCTGCCGTTCGACGACGACGACGAGGCCGTCGCGATGGCCAACGACACCAGCTACGGGCTGGCCGCCACCGCGTGGACCACCAACCTGGCCCGCGCGCACAACCTGGGCCGACGGCTCAACGCCGGCATGGTGGGCCTGAACTGCCAGCTGACCTTCGACCACAACGTCCCGTTCGGCGGCTACAAGCAGTCCGGCGTCGGCAAGGAGTTCGGCTACGAGGGCATCGAGGGCTACCTGAAGACCAAGACGGTCTGGGCGGCGCTGTAG
- a CDS encoding DUF5134 domain-containing protein: MIDDLWLRWLVTALFLVSAAECGIALARGEHRRADLVDQGLHILMAVAMVAMAWPAGAALPTTAPMLIFLAAAVWFGLRTLSVRGGRTVNAYHCVMMLAMVWMYAVMGGGLTPVPADGGTSAVGHAAHHGHAGAAPGMHAHTPPLITGVNWIFTVLFAVAALWWLYRLIVCRRSGGSGWDGAGDAGQAMAAAGMAVMFGVML; encoded by the coding sequence ATGATCGACGATCTGTGGCTGCGGTGGCTGGTCACCGCACTTTTCCTGGTCAGCGCGGCCGAATGCGGTATCGCGCTGGCCCGGGGCGAACACCGCCGCGCCGACCTGGTTGACCAGGGGCTGCACATCCTGATGGCGGTCGCGATGGTGGCGATGGCCTGGCCGGCCGGCGCCGCACTCCCGACCACCGCGCCGATGCTGATCTTCCTGGCCGCCGCGGTCTGGTTCGGACTCCGGACGCTGTCGGTGCGCGGCGGTCGGACCGTCAACGCGTATCACTGCGTGATGATGCTGGCGATGGTCTGGATGTACGCCGTCATGGGCGGTGGGTTGACGCCGGTTCCGGCCGACGGCGGGACCTCGGCCGTCGGGCACGCCGCGCACCACGGCCACGCGGGTGCCGCCCCCGGAATGCACGCGCACACCCCACCGCTGATCACCGGAGTGAACTGGATCTTCACGGTTCTGTTCGCCGTCGCCGCGCTGTGGTGGCTCTACCGGCTGATCGTCTGTCGGCGATCCGGGGGCAGCGGGTGGGACGGTGCCGGTGACGCCGGCCAGGCGATGGCGGCCGCGGGCATGGCCGTCATGTTCGGGGTCATGCTGTGA
- a CDS encoding PepSY-associated TM helix domain-containing protein, translated as MTSPERRADAAVLRRIWRLHFWVGLFAAPVLVTLACSGLVILYSQPIDDALNGNLLLVAQGPESVPLDEQVTTAKHQLGADYVLDAVVPPAGPGRSTRVDFRAPDAAEHGESELTQVFVDPYTGNYLGQRESLSGLVGFANQVHRMFGNDGPTIALPSLGHLINPAAYPDATIGVGVANLWFELTAVWILVLLLTGIYLWWPRAIESAKPLLKIRWRRGGRIRWRDLHAGTGIVISVLLICYILSGLTWTRYWGENWRAVSATVAPSLSVSAPSTPATLGDYDRLGRRIAWAATDDPIYASHPRGPSAATLSLADIDRIAKAENMVAGYSIIPPADSVVDGQIVYGSYAVVNPWPQRLSEQRTLYLDRFSGATIANATAAQDGALSRLTSLGIDMHMGHQLGLFTRITATLACLGVLTMVATGFLMWWKRRPAGRTGLPGPAGDRTRADTPTRTVVGLAIAALVLSVLFPAFGVSLLLVVAVERVLELRRRADRNGAAEAFGEHLIDEDGDVALGTEGGG; from the coding sequence GTGACCTCTCCCGAGCGTCGCGCCGACGCGGCCGTGCTGCGGCGCATCTGGCGACTGCATTTCTGGGTCGGGTTGTTCGCCGCGCCGGTCCTGGTGACCCTCGCCTGTTCCGGGCTGGTCATTCTCTACAGCCAGCCGATCGACGATGCGCTCAACGGCAACCTGCTGCTGGTCGCCCAGGGTCCGGAGTCGGTGCCGCTGGACGAACAGGTGACCACCGCCAAGCACCAGCTGGGCGCCGACTACGTCCTGGACGCCGTCGTCCCGCCGGCCGGGCCCGGCCGCTCCACCCGGGTCGACTTCCGCGCCCCGGACGCCGCCGAACACGGGGAGTCCGAGCTCACCCAGGTGTTCGTCGACCCGTACACCGGCAACTACCTGGGCCAGCGTGAATCCCTTTCCGGACTGGTCGGTTTCGCCAACCAGGTGCACCGGATGTTCGGCAACGACGGGCCCACGATTGCGCTGCCGTCGCTCGGGCACCTGATCAACCCGGCCGCCTATCCGGACGCCACCATCGGGGTCGGCGTGGCCAACCTGTGGTTCGAACTGACCGCCGTGTGGATCCTGGTTCTGCTGCTCACCGGCATCTACCTGTGGTGGCCGCGCGCTATCGAGAGTGCCAAACCCCTGCTGAAGATCCGGTGGCGCCGCGGCGGCCGGATCCGGTGGCGTGACCTGCACGCCGGGACCGGCATCGTCATCTCGGTCCTGCTGATCTGCTACATCCTGTCCGGGCTGACCTGGACCCGGTACTGGGGAGAGAACTGGCGGGCGGTGTCGGCCACCGTCGCTCCCTCGCTGAGTGTGTCCGCGCCGTCGACCCCGGCGACGTTGGGCGACTACGACCGCCTCGGCCGGCGCATCGCCTGGGCGGCCACCGACGACCCGATCTACGCCTCGCATCCCCGCGGGCCGTCCGCCGCCACCCTGTCGCTGGCCGATATCGACCGGATCGCCAAGGCCGAGAACATGGTTGCCGGCTATTCGATCATCCCGCCGGCGGACTCGGTGGTGGACGGGCAGATCGTGTACGGCAGCTACGCGGTGGTCAACCCCTGGCCGCAGCGGCTCTCCGAGCAGCGCACGCTCTACCTCGACCGGTTCAGCGGAGCCACCATCGCCAACGCCACCGCCGCGCAGGACGGTGCACTGTCGCGCCTGACCAGCCTCGGCATCGACATGCACATGGGGCACCAGCTCGGTCTGTTCACCCGGATCACCGCCACCCTGGCATGTCTGGGGGTGCTGACCATGGTGGCCACCGGGTTTCTGATGTGGTGGAAGCGACGGCCGGCCGGCCGCACCGGGCTACCCGGCCCGGCCGGGGACCGGACCCGCGCCGACACCCCCACTCGCACCGTCGTCGGCCTGGCGATCGCGGCGTTGGTGCTGAGTGTGCTGTTCCCGGCGTTCGGGGTGTCACTGCTGCTGGTCGTCGCCGTCGAGCGGGTGCTGGAGCTGCGGCGCCGTGCCGACCGCAATGGTGCGGCAGAGGCATTCGGCGAGCATCTGATTGACGAGGACGGCGACGTCGCACTGGGCACCGAGGGCGGGGGCTAG
- a CDS encoding acyltransferase family protein: protein MAETPGSAHDNTATSAPPRNLSVDYYRVSGVMLIVFGHWLLSSVTYKSGEFGLEQPLVDIPWTQWLVWLMQAVPVFFLAAGYASAVSWAHWRDTQKMTRQEWVRRRLSSTLGPTGAYLAFIWTLMIVAKLAGAPAAVLTYAGWAVAMQLWFLAVYSIVVYLTPIGIAAQRRWGLWVPAALGLCVALVDLLSYAADVPYLNWANYLLCWGAMYTLGIAWYDGRFDERRFSARKRPAADNTGRFDERRFSARKRPAADNTGRFSGPGPIPLVMLGVSAVMLAVLIGYGPYPVCMIDIPGQHIQNSSPPSLAMFFFGCAQTGIAVTLGPMVTRAMSGRRIRGVLAVANNNVMALYLWHMVPVVVVAAIAYPAGLLPQFPENSGSWWLMRGVWVILLAVVTAGEMLVLFKLRRIFASALPAIRVAASARWTDLCLLVGVALAAYGITVVSAAGFAPDGAIPWHAIGAFAAGAVLVAIEPRARS, encoded by the coding sequence ATGGCCGAAACCCCCGGCAGCGCACACGACAACACCGCCACCTCCGCACCGCCGCGCAACCTGTCGGTCGACTACTACCGGGTGTCGGGCGTCATGCTCATCGTCTTCGGGCACTGGCTGCTGTCGAGCGTCACCTACAAATCCGGCGAGTTCGGGCTGGAGCAGCCGCTGGTCGACATCCCGTGGACGCAGTGGCTGGTCTGGTTGATGCAGGCGGTGCCGGTGTTCTTCCTGGCCGCCGGCTATGCGAGCGCGGTGTCCTGGGCGCACTGGCGCGACACGCAGAAGATGACGCGGCAGGAGTGGGTGCGGCGCCGGTTGTCCTCCACGCTCGGGCCGACCGGCGCCTATCTGGCCTTCATCTGGACGCTGATGATCGTCGCCAAGCTGGCCGGTGCCCCCGCCGCGGTGCTCACCTACGCCGGCTGGGCCGTGGCCATGCAGCTGTGGTTCCTGGCGGTGTACTCCATCGTCGTCTACCTCACCCCGATCGGTATCGCCGCGCAGCGGCGCTGGGGGTTGTGGGTGCCGGCGGCCCTGGGTCTGTGTGTGGCGCTGGTGGACCTGCTCAGCTACGCCGCTGATGTGCCGTACCTGAACTGGGCGAACTACCTGCTGTGCTGGGGCGCGATGTACACCCTGGGCATCGCCTGGTACGACGGCCGGTTCGACGAGCGGCGTTTTTCCGCGAGGAAGAGGCCGGCCGCAGACAACACCGGCCGGTTCGACGAGCGGCGTTTTTCCGCGAGGAAGAGGCCGGCCGCAGACAACACCGGCCGGTTCTCCGGCCCCGGCCCGATTCCGCTGGTCATGCTCGGGGTGTCGGCGGTGATGCTGGCGGTGCTGATCGGCTACGGCCCGTACCCGGTGTGCATGATCGACATTCCGGGCCAGCACATCCAGAACTCCTCCCCGCCGTCGCTGGCGATGTTCTTCTTCGGCTGCGCGCAGACCGGGATCGCCGTGACGCTGGGCCCGATGGTCACCCGGGCGATGAGCGGGCGGCGGATCCGGGGCGTACTGGCGGTGGCCAACAACAACGTGATGGCGCTCTACCTGTGGCACATGGTTCCGGTCGTGGTGGTCGCCGCGATCGCCTACCCGGCGGGCCTGCTGCCCCAGTTCCCGGAGAACAGCGGTTCCTGGTGGCTGATGCGCGGAGTGTGGGTGATCCTGCTGGCGGTGGTGACGGCCGGGGAGATGCTGGTGCTGTTCAAACTGCGGCGGATCTTCGCCTCGGCGCTGCCGGCGATCCGGGTGGCCGCGTCGGCGCGCTGGACGGACCTGTGCCTGCTCGTGGGTGTGGCGCTGGCCGCCTACGGCATCACCGTGGTCTCCGCGGCCGGGTTCGCCCCGGACGGAGCGATTCCCTGGCACGCGATCGGCGCTTTCGCCGCGGGAGCGGTGCTGGTGGCGATCGAACCGCGGGCCAGGTCTTGA
- a CDS encoding SDR family oxidoreductase: MSTVFITGAAAGIGRATALAYAAKGYTVGGYDIDTVGLETLADEITAAGGTAYTGHLDVTDYDEMSARITEFTAAAAGRLDIFINNAGVLIGGRFEELDVTAQHRMIDINCKGVVNGLHAAFPALRATGNATVVNLCSASAIYGQPELAVYSATKFFVRAMTEALDLEWSEYGIRVIAMWPLFVQTAMTDNLHTGTTDTLGVSLTATDIAAAIVSATEPSRLRKLLHQVHFPVGRQTEVLYNASRYSPAWLSRLANKYLAHM, translated from the coding sequence ATGTCTACTGTTTTCATCACCGGCGCCGCCGCGGGAATCGGCCGGGCCACCGCGCTGGCGTACGCCGCCAAGGGCTATACCGTCGGCGGCTACGACATTGACACCGTCGGCCTGGAAACCCTGGCTGACGAGATCACCGCAGCCGGCGGCACCGCGTACACCGGCCACCTCGATGTCACCGACTACGACGAAATGTCCGCCCGGATCACCGAATTCACCGCCGCGGCTGCCGGCAGGCTAGACATCTTCATCAACAACGCCGGGGTACTTATCGGCGGCCGGTTCGAGGAGCTCGACGTCACCGCGCAGCACCGGATGATCGACATCAACTGCAAGGGCGTGGTGAACGGCCTGCACGCCGCGTTCCCGGCGCTGCGCGCCACCGGCAACGCCACCGTGGTCAACCTGTGCTCGGCGTCGGCCATCTACGGCCAGCCCGAACTCGCGGTCTACAGCGCCACCAAGTTCTTCGTCCGGGCGATGACCGAGGCGCTGGATCTGGAATGGTCCGAATACGGGATCCGGGTGATCGCCATGTGGCCGCTGTTCGTGCAGACCGCGATGACCGACAACCTGCACACCGGTACCACCGATACCCTCGGCGTCAGCCTCACCGCCACCGATATCGCCGCGGCGATCGTCTCGGCGACCGAACCGTCGCGGCTGCGCAAGCTCCTGCACCAGGTGCACTTCCCGGTCGGCCGGCAGACCGAGGTGCTCTACAACGCCAGCCGGTATTCCCCCGCCTGGCTGTCGCGGCTGGCCAACAAGTACCTCGCCCACATGTAG
- the fadD2 gene encoding long-chain-fatty-acid--CoA ligase FadD2, with product MSKLTDFARQSASALGRGVTKYAERGSAELHYARKMFEAGALKMDPLTFANLLADMARWGEIGMIPALNARRSPDRVAVIDDDGEMTFAELDAAAHAVANALRAKGVQDGDGVALLIRNHRWFLVALYGAARVGARMILLNSEFSGPQIKEVSEREGAKLIIHDDEYTAAVAEADPPLGKLRALPTNPDSDTPSGSTAQTLAELVANADGRPAPRSSKQAKIIILTSGTTGTPKGANRAAPPSLAPIGGILSAVPFRGGEVTSLPAPMFHALGFLHGTIAMMLGNTLVLRRRFKPATVLADIEAHGVTAMVVVPVMLSRILDYRDSLETKPDTSSLRIIFVSGSQLGAELATRAMKDLGPVVYNLYGSTEIAFATIARPQDLQKNPSTVGPVVKGVRIKIIDDNGNELTKPGEVGRIFVGNTFPFEGYTGGGGKQIIDGLMSSGDVGYFDDDGLLYVSGRDDEMIICGGENVFPAEVEDLLSGHPLIVEATALGVDDKEWGARLKAFVVKADGADIDEETVKAYVRDNLARYKVPREVVFVSELPRNPTGKILKRVLRDIGEGVANLEDGVANIQQLVEDRVDAVTEAIGDGVDAVGDRIDAVMHPGGDKPESTDGAQ from the coding sequence ATGTCGAAGCTCACCGATTTCGCCCGGCAAAGCGCGAGTGCTCTGGGACGTGGCGTGACGAAGTATGCCGAGCGGGGCTCGGCGGAGTTGCACTACGCCCGCAAGATGTTCGAGGCCGGGGCGCTGAAGATGGACCCACTCACCTTCGCCAACCTGCTGGCCGACATGGCCCGCTGGGGTGAGATCGGGATGATCCCGGCGCTCAACGCCCGGCGCAGTCCGGACCGCGTCGCGGTGATCGACGACGACGGCGAGATGACCTTCGCCGAACTCGACGCAGCCGCCCACGCCGTCGCCAACGCGCTGCGCGCCAAGGGCGTCCAGGACGGCGACGGGGTGGCGCTGCTGATCCGCAACCACCGCTGGTTCCTGGTGGCGCTGTACGGCGCCGCCCGCGTCGGTGCCCGGATGATCCTGCTCAACAGCGAGTTCTCCGGCCCGCAGATCAAAGAGGTCTCCGAGCGCGAAGGCGCCAAGCTGATCATCCACGACGACGAGTACACCGCCGCGGTCGCCGAGGCCGACCCGCCACTGGGCAAGCTCCGGGCGCTGCCCACCAACCCGGACTCCGATACGCCGTCGGGCAGCACCGCGCAGACGCTGGCAGAGCTGGTGGCCAACGCCGACGGCAGGCCGGCGCCGCGGTCGTCCAAGCAGGCCAAGATCATCATCCTGACCAGTGGCACCACCGGCACCCCCAAGGGCGCCAACCGCGCCGCCCCGCCGTCGCTGGCACCGATCGGCGGCATCCTTTCGGCCGTCCCGTTCCGCGGTGGGGAGGTCACCTCGCTGCCGGCGCCGATGTTCCACGCGCTGGGCTTCCTGCACGGCACCATCGCCATGATGCTGGGCAACACCCTGGTGCTGCGCCGCCGGTTCAAGCCGGCCACCGTGCTGGCCGATATCGAGGCGCACGGCGTCACCGCGATGGTGGTGGTGCCGGTGATGCTGTCGCGCATCCTGGACTACCGCGACAGCCTGGAGACCAAACCGGACACCTCCAGCCTGCGGATCATCTTCGTCTCCGGCTCACAGCTGGGCGCCGAGCTGGCCACCCGCGCCATGAAGGACCTGGGTCCGGTGGTCTACAACCTCTACGGTTCGACCGAGATCGCCTTCGCCACCATCGCCCGCCCGCAGGATCTGCAGAAGAACCCCTCGACAGTCGGGCCGGTGGTCAAGGGTGTGCGGATCAAGATCATCGACGACAACGGCAACGAGCTCACCAAGCCCGGCGAGGTTGGCCGGATCTTCGTCGGCAACACGTTCCCCTTCGAGGGCTACACCGGCGGCGGCGGCAAACAGATCATCGACGGGTTGATGTCCTCGGGCGACGTCGGCTATTTCGATGACGACGGTCTGCTCTACGTCAGCGGTCGCGACGACGAGATGATCATCTGCGGCGGTGAGAACGTCTTCCCCGCCGAGGTGGAGGATCTGCTGTCGGGGCATCCGCTGATCGTCGAGGCGACCGCGCTGGGCGTCGACGACAAGGAGTGGGGCGCCCGGTTGAAGGCGTTCGTGGTCAAGGCCGACGGTGCCGATATCGACGAGGAAACCGTCAAGGCCTACGTCCGGGACAACCTGGCCCGCTACAAGGTGCCGCGCGAGGTGGTGTTCGTCAGCGAGTTGCCGCGCAATCCCACCGGCAAGATCCTCAAGCGGGTGCTGCGCGACATCGGCGAGGGCGTGGCCAACCTGGAGGACGGGGTGGCCAACATCCAGCAGCTGGTCGAGGACCGGGTCGATGCCGTCACCGAGGCGATCGGGGACGGGGTGGATGCCGTCGGCGACCGGATCGACGCGGTGATGCACCCCGGCGGGGACAAGCCCGAGTCGACCGACGGGGCGCAGTAG